A DNA window from Candidatus Sulfidibacterium hydrothermale contains the following coding sequences:
- a CDS encoding sensor histidine kinase, producing MELYTKKKRWKLILAILGILIIAASLFYTNLLVAKFAQAERKNVRLWADAVHRKLRLVKYTDAFFKQLRQSERQKVELLAEVYKRLLRNDNTSDELTFYLSIINRNQDIPVIITDEKGKIIFYRNLVPKPDSSQLYFRGKLKDEFSVYPPIPIPQTGTKIYYKNSLVFNQLQYILNDYISVFMSEITANSSNVPVIVTDSTQKNILQFGNLNDVRMSNPVYAQKMLEEMKEQNEPIEINFPEQGKAYIFYKSSNLLTRMKWFPVAQIMVIAFFLLVAYLLFSASRKSEQNRVWAGMAKETAHQIGTPLSSIMAWVELIKMDESNAKQAAEEITKDVKRLEVITERFSKIGSTPSLDEDNLTKIIYDTIAYLKPRSPSKVHYNILFPREKEIILPVNAPLFSWVLENLCKNAIDAMNGKGNITIDMQEESKQVIVDVIDTGKGIPITEQKSVFNPGYTSKKRGWGLGLSLAKRIIQEYHKGKIFVKSSSSKGTTFRIILKK from the coding sequence GTGGAGTTATACACGAAAAAAAAACGTTGGAAGCTGATTCTTGCCATTCTGGGTATCCTGATTATTGCTGCATCGTTGTTTTATACCAATTTGCTGGTGGCCAAATTTGCCCAGGCCGAACGGAAAAATGTCCGGTTGTGGGCGGATGCTGTTCACCGGAAACTCCGTCTGGTAAAATATACGGATGCCTTTTTTAAACAGCTACGTCAGTCTGAGCGGCAAAAAGTAGAACTTTTGGCCGAAGTGTATAAACGGTTGCTTCGTAATGATAATACCTCTGATGAGTTAACTTTTTATCTGAGCATTATTAACCGGAATCAGGATATTCCGGTGATCATTACCGATGAAAAGGGGAAAATTATCTTTTACAGGAATCTGGTGCCAAAACCAGATTCGTCCCAGCTTTATTTTCGCGGAAAGCTGAAAGATGAGTTTTCGGTTTATCCTCCCATCCCTATTCCACAAACCGGAACAAAAATTTATTACAAAAACTCCTTGGTTTTCAATCAGCTTCAGTATATCCTTAATGATTACATTTCTGTTTTTATGTCGGAGATTACGGCTAACTCGTCTAATGTGCCGGTTATTGTAACCGACAGTACACAAAAAAATATCCTTCAGTTTGGGAATTTAAATGATGTACGGATGAGCAATCCGGTGTATGCCCAAAAAATGCTGGAGGAGATGAAAGAACAGAATGAGCCGATTGAAATCAACTTTCCGGAACAGGGTAAAGCCTATATTTTTTATAAAAGTTCCAACCTGTTAACCCGGATGAAATGGTTTCCGGTAGCCCAGATTATGGTCATTGCCTTTTTCCTGTTGGTGGCTTATCTGCTTTTCAGTGCTTCGCGGAAATCGGAACAAAATCGGGTTTGGGCCGGAATGGCCAAAGAAACAGCTCATCAGATCGGAACGCCGCTTTCTTCCATTATGGCCTGGGTAGAGCTGATCAAAATGGATGAATCCAATGCCAAACAGGCGGCCGAAGAAATTACAAAAGATGTAAAACGACTGGAGGTGATTACCGAACGGTTTTCCAAGATAGGTTCTACCCCCAGCCTTGATGAAGATAATCTGACCAAAATCATCTATGATACCATTGCTTATTTAAAACCCCGATCGCCCAGCAAGGTACATTACAACATTTTGTTTCCGCGCGAAAAAGAAATTATCTTGCCGGTAAATGCTCCTCTGTTTAGTTGGGTACTCGAAAATCTTTGCAAAAATGCCATTGATGCCATGAACGGAAAGGGGAATATTACCATTGACATGCAGGAAGAAAGCAAACAGGTAATTGTGGATGTGATTGATACCGGAAAAGGAATTCCGATTACCGAACAGAAATCGGTTTTTAATCCGGGTTACACCAGCAAAAAACGGGGGTGGGGTTTGGGCTTGTCTTTGGCCAAAAGAATTATTCAGGAGTATCACAAAGGGAAAATCTTTGTCAAAAGTTCCTCTTCCAAAGGGACCACTTTCCGGATTATCCTGAAGAAATAA
- a CDS encoding purple acid phosphatase family protein, with protein sequence MKRLFYLTVLALLSVSAMAQSNAPKIPFSYTNIVAHNGKLYFKNPKTGEEYPQKTVSPFEQIQNLAAIPQGTKDGVVFDFHNDLFNGTLYYGLFSSLPQKYAYPVYFKRAAPIREGRARVNLKELAGRYDIANWEKTGHMKLGYRVVNDKGVILYDGRINIRGKGPFTPDLTITQGPFVNELTSDGAVISFETNEACQPVVKVDGKSFTNPEEKGTHHEIQIKGLEPGKKYNYTVDYGDYSETYYFKTAPKEGSRTAFTFAYASDSRKSNGGGERDVYGVNAYVVKRMAVLAAKENAVFMQFTGDLINGYSSCLGQQKLEYANWKITAEPYWHYMPFVIAPGNHEAFLKIFDNGSHYGIAVDNFPFDKVSAEKVFADEFVNPQNGPSSEDGAYYDPNKKTTDFPPYKETAYYYIYDNIAMVALNANYWYTPNHRQIPISGGNVHAYIMDNQLKWLKNTLAKLQKDPNIDYVFVTIHTPAFPNAGHSGDDMWYHGNNKIRPWVAGKPVKKGIIERRDQFLNILVNENSKVLALLCGDEHNYTRMLINNNTPRYPKGYDKPEVKLKRSIWQITNGSAGAPYYGQEKLPWSSFVKEYTTQHALMLFDVHGKKVTLRVINPDTFEKIEQVDLTPNVH encoded by the coding sequence ATGAAAAGATTATTTTATCTTACAGTATTGGCCTTGTTGTCGGTTTCGGCAATGGCCCAGAGTAATGCTCCAAAGATCCCGTTTTCGTATACCAATATCGTTGCTCATAACGGTAAATTGTATTTTAAAAATCCGAAAACAGGAGAAGAATACCCGCAAAAAACCGTTTCGCCGTTTGAACAGATCCAAAACCTGGCTGCTATTCCGCAAGGAACGAAAGACGGTGTTGTTTTTGATTTTCATAATGATTTGTTTAACGGTACGCTTTATTATGGCTTGTTCTCTTCTTTGCCGCAGAAATATGCTTATCCGGTTTATTTTAAAAGAGCCGCTCCGATTAGGGAAGGAAGAGCAAGAGTTAATTTAAAAGAACTGGCAGGTCGTTACGACATTGCCAATTGGGAAAAAACCGGTCACATGAAACTCGGTTACCGGGTGGTAAATGATAAAGGAGTGATCCTGTATGATGGAAGAATTAATATCCGTGGAAAAGGGCCGTTTACTCCTGATCTGACCATTACCCAGGGTCCGTTTGTAAATGAACTGACCAGCGATGGTGCGGTGATTTCTTTTGAAACCAATGAAGCATGTCAGCCGGTGGTAAAAGTGGACGGAAAAAGTTTTACCAATCCGGAGGAAAAAGGAACTCACCATGAAATCCAAATCAAAGGATTGGAACCTGGAAAAAAGTATAATTATACTGTTGATTATGGGGATTATTCGGAAACGTACTATTTTAAAACAGCACCTAAAGAGGGAAGCCGGACTGCTTTTACTTTTGCTTATGCCAGCGATTCGCGTAAATCCAATGGTGGCGGCGAAAGAGATGTTTACGGAGTTAATGCTTACGTGGTCAAACGAATGGCTGTACTGGCAGCAAAAGAAAATGCTGTATTTATGCAGTTTACCGGTGACCTGATCAATGGTTATTCTTCTTGTCTCGGACAGCAAAAATTGGAATATGCCAATTGGAAAATTACAGCAGAACCCTATTGGCATTATATGCCTTTTGTGATTGCTCCCGGAAATCATGAAGCTTTTCTGAAAATATTTGATAACGGAAGTCATTATGGTATTGCGGTAGATAACTTTCCGTTTGATAAAGTATCGGCCGAAAAAGTTTTTGCTGATGAGTTTGTGAATCCGCAAAATGGTCCTTCTTCTGAAGACGGAGCCTATTACGATCCGAATAAAAAAACCACTGATTTCCCACCGTATAAAGAAACGGCTTATTATTACATTTATGATAACATAGCCATGGTGGCTCTTAATGCCAATTATTGGTATACTCCTAATCATCGTCAAATTCCCATTTCCGGCGGGAATGTGCATGCTTACATTATGGATAACCAGTTAAAATGGCTGAAAAATACATTGGCTAAGCTGCAAAAAGATCCCAATATCGACTATGTTTTTGTAACTATTCATACACCTGCTTTCCCGAATGCCGGACACAGTGGTGACGATATGTGGTATCATGGAAATAACAAAATTCGTCCGTGGGTTGCCGGAAAACCGGTGAAAAAAGGAATCATTGAACGCCGGGACCAGTTTTTGAATATTCTGGTGAATGAAAATTCCAAAGTCTTGGCTTTGTTGTGTGGTGATGAGCATAATTATACCCGGATGCTGATCAATAACAACACACCGCGTTATCCCAAAGGGTATGACAAACCGGAGGTAAAATTAAAACGCAGCATCTGGCAGATTACCAATGGCTCGGCCGGGGCTCCGTATTACGGACAGGAAAAACTGCCCTGGAGTTCTTTTGTGAAAGAATATACGACCCAGCATGCATTGATGCTGTTTGATGTACACGGTAAAAAAGTAACACTGCGGGTGATCAATCCGGATACTTTTGAAAAAATTGAGCAGGTTGATTTGACTCCCAACGTGCATTAA
- a CDS encoding helix-turn-helix domain-containing protein, which produces MKKNTKSWKEIKDNVYGKKGTERRDQLEREFESFKIGLLLREARKKRKLTQEELAELVNKKRTYISRVENNGSNLTLKTLFEIVEKGLGGKVNISIKL; this is translated from the coding sequence ATGAAAAAGAACACGAAAAGCTGGAAAGAAATAAAAGACAATGTTTACGGGAAAAAAGGCACAGAAAGACGAGACCAGTTAGAACGGGAATTCGAATCTTTTAAAATAGGACTTTTATTAAGAGAAGCCCGGAAAAAGAGAAAACTCACGCAGGAAGAACTTGCCGAACTGGTAAACAAGAAACGAACTTACATATCCAGAGTAGAAAATAACGGAAGTAACCTTACTTTAAAAACATTGTTTGAAATAGTAGAAAAGGGCTTAGGTGGGAAAGTAAACATCTCGATAAAACTTTAA
- a CDS encoding type II toxin-antitoxin system RelE/ParE family toxin, which yields MKKVREVIAYKDYFENFLKEQPEKVQDKIFKVIEAIETLERVPENYLRAISGTKGLYEARISLAKNIWRVFCFFDRGRLVILLNGFVKKTQKTPKREIQKAVRLMNEYYNEKDERRP from the coding sequence ATGAAAAAAGTAAGGGAAGTAATAGCATATAAAGACTATTTTGAAAACTTTCTGAAAGAACAACCGGAAAAGGTACAGGACAAAATTTTTAAAGTAATTGAAGCAATAGAAACATTGGAAAGAGTTCCTGAAAACTATTTGAGAGCAATTTCGGGGACGAAAGGGCTTTATGAAGCGAGAATATCTCTGGCAAAAAACATTTGGCGTGTATTTTGTTTTTTTGACCGGGGCAGACTGGTAATTTTATTGAACGGGTTTGTTAAAAAGACACAAAAAACGCCCAAAAGAGAAATTCAGAAAGCGGTACGATTAATGAATGAATATTACAACGAAAAAGACGAAAGGAGACCATAA
- a CDS encoding MFS transporter, producing the protein MKKPNFYYLSLPFSIVNGVVWGIGIVALPLLAGSTSRAGLTFAMINLGIAVGAVLWGHLTTRFQLNRLIFTGTVLSFLTWLIIVLLNGKFLVPAAFFFGASAASVFTYASVMVTHTYPEELWDKYIARMQAFMTFGTVTGLLITSIYSKAVVALPFLAIAILVYLPFYKHHNAKAAHYHLHFKILRPRQHFAELFNGYFHGHIRWKHFLNFKNKDLLLLNIRWIFVLLAPAPVYAMYPLLMKKAFHLSTSEASLVYAVSTAIGVFLFITAGNIAKKKSAFFTMNLGILSYALSFVLMLIGMWTPYYVVGIAGFMLMIFSWAFISTGMNISVVELTDEQKRGEALGLANAFQSIDNVIGGAIGGYLVAAMGYPVIMYFGIFFSGIAIGLTIFQRKSKKLNLRS; encoded by the coding sequence ATGAAGAAACCAAATTTTTATTACCTGTCTCTTCCGTTTAGTATTGTAAACGGCGTGGTATGGGGAATTGGTATTGTGGCTTTGCCTTTGCTGGCGGGCAGCACGTCCCGGGCCGGATTGACTTTTGCCATGATCAATCTGGGAATTGCTGTGGGGGCTGTGCTTTGGGGACATTTGACTACCCGTTTTCAGTTGAATCGGCTTATTTTTACCGGAACGGTTCTTTCGTTTTTGACGTGGCTTATTATTGTGCTGCTGAACGGAAAGTTTCTGGTGCCGGCAGCTTTTTTCTTTGGTGCTTCCGCAGCCAGCGTTTTTACTTATGCCAGCGTAATGGTGACCCATACTTATCCGGAGGAACTTTGGGATAAGTATATCGCACGGATGCAGGCTTTTATGACTTTTGGAACGGTCACCGGCCTGCTGATTACTTCGATTTACTCCAAAGCGGTGGTGGCACTTCCTTTTTTGGCCATTGCTATTTTGGTGTATCTTCCGTTTTACAAACATCATAATGCAAAAGCTGCCCATTACCATCTCCATTTTAAGATTTTACGGCCACGGCAACATTTTGCCGAACTTTTTAACGGTTATTTTCACGGGCATATTCGGTGGAAACATTTTCTGAATTTTAAAAACAAGGACCTTTTACTGCTGAATATCCGCTGGATTTTTGTTTTGCTGGCTCCTGCACCGGTATATGCCATGTATCCGCTGCTGATGAAAAAAGCATTTCATTTAAGTACCAGTGAGGCTTCGTTAGTTTATGCGGTAAGCACGGCCATTGGAGTTTTTCTGTTCATTACGGCCGGAAACATCGCGAAGAAAAAGAGTGCTTTTTTCACCATGAATCTGGGAATTTTGTCTTATGCCTTGAGTTTTGTATTGATGCTGATTGGCATGTGGACGCCTTATTATGTGGTGGGAATAGCCGGTTTTATGCTCATGATTTTCTCGTGGGCATTTATTTCTACCGGAATGAATATTAGTGTGGTAGAACTGACGGATGAGCAAAAACGCGGAGAAGCATTGGGTTTGGCCAATGCTTTTCAAAGTATCGATAATGTTATTGGCGGTGCCATTGGTGGTTATCTTGTAGCTGCCATGGGATATCCGGTGATTATGTACTTTGGTATCTTTTTTTCCGGAATCGCCATTGGGTTAACTATTTTTCAACGTAAATCAAAAAAATTAAATTTAAGATCATGA
- a CDS encoding FN3 associated domain-containing protein — protein MKNRYLLVQIVFSFLLAFSVRLYGQEITVVPRQSFYTTEKSGEMLFYLRNMPGKSPLQGEVFQQDQLLVRKSGLQKGMNQLSFSLSGFNKGKTPLRCVVKDHSGNILTDTTVNLTLLPPKRNEVKIDRLNGTLIVNGLPFIPFGFYSYSPVYPTLPEEEVVKGFNLMSPYQKITKKTFKQRKAYMDRCAALGIKVNYNLLSVAGGGGVGSKMKVSQEKRRELLTREILAFRNHPALLSWYIADEPVGQGKPPEPLIETYKLIKKLDPYHPVTMVFMTPSQAWRYAGAMDIVMADPYPIPNAPVTVVEKVTRSLEKAFYPEKPLWIAPQAFGGNENWKREPTPGELRAMTYLALINGARGIQYFVRKGLNGFPKSTAAWAECGKMALETAELIPFYSEGESINAIAVNDSNIRVKALAKDSTLVVICVNTLNRPSRFTITLPDTVSSGQAAVLFENRNVKVEKNVLSDMIDGFGTRVYKISLKKSSPAPVEKQENMMIDPGFEYLPVPGVPSACYAHVGKDRGSTYFVDSRVFHSGEHSLRLVTPENGEGVSLSFFPSYLEYGHTYHFTIWAKAAPREDRWAEKGFFWRLFHRKPPPPSFTVSARSAGSKTFLLTNQWKKYEWFITPSDSTRQIQRISVSLVLNTHGTAWFDDLFMAPVLTMKTTVSTPGKGLKISFLTNVDNAIIRYNLNGTKPDASSRLYSAPFLLHQDADLVAGVFRNGKRIGTYQQSVVVSKALGRKPELENEFSKYRTGGGPGALTDGLLASANFHDVHWQGFLKKDLVVTVDLDSIQDIHEIAAHFLQQTRWYRIFFPLAVNYYVSENGKDYTLVYHYAPSKPSRDEGPKILTVKWEGKPVRARYVRMVAKNRGIAPAWSSGAGLKTGLLCDEFIVK, from the coding sequence ATGAAAAATAGATATTTGCTGGTTCAAATTGTTTTTTCCTTTTTATTGGCTTTTTCTGTCCGGCTTTATGGCCAGGAAATCACAGTGGTTCCGCGGCAAAGTTTTTACACCACTGAAAAATCGGGTGAAATGCTGTTTTACCTGAGAAACATGCCGGGGAAATCTCCCCTGCAAGGGGAAGTGTTTCAGCAAGATCAATTGCTTGTCCGGAAATCCGGTTTGCAAAAAGGGATGAATCAGCTTTCGTTTTCTCTTTCCGGGTTCAACAAAGGAAAAACACCTTTGCGGTGTGTGGTAAAAGATCATTCGGGAAATATTCTGACCGATACTACCGTTAATCTGACGCTTTTACCTCCAAAACGTAACGAAGTAAAAATCGATCGTTTAAATGGAACGCTGATTGTAAACGGATTGCCGTTTATTCCGTTTGGATTTTACTCTTATTCGCCGGTTTATCCCACGTTGCCGGAAGAAGAAGTGGTAAAAGGGTTTAACCTGATGTCACCCTATCAAAAAATTACCAAAAAGACGTTTAAACAACGGAAAGCTTATATGGACCGTTGTGCAGCTCTCGGGATAAAAGTGAATTACAATTTGTTAAGTGTTGCCGGTGGGGGTGGTGTTGGCTCAAAAATGAAAGTGTCACAAGAAAAAAGACGGGAACTGCTGACCCGGGAAATTCTGGCTTTCCGGAATCATCCCGCCTTGCTTTCCTGGTATATTGCCGATGAGCCGGTTGGACAGGGTAAACCACCGGAACCGCTTATTGAAACATATAAGTTGATAAAAAAACTGGATCCATATCATCCGGTTACTATGGTTTTTATGACTCCTTCGCAGGCTTGGCGTTATGCGGGTGCTATGGACATTGTTATGGCTGATCCGTATCCTATTCCCAATGCGCCGGTAACAGTAGTGGAAAAGGTGACCCGCTCTCTGGAAAAAGCATTTTATCCGGAAAAGCCGTTGTGGATTGCTCCCCAGGCTTTTGGCGGTAATGAAAACTGGAAACGGGAACCCACTCCAGGAGAATTGCGGGCGATGACTTATTTGGCATTGATTAACGGGGCCCGGGGCATCCAGTATTTTGTTCGTAAAGGGTTAAACGGTTTTCCGAAATCAACTGCTGCCTGGGCCGAGTGCGGGAAAATGGCACTCGAAACGGCCGAGCTGATACCTTTTTATTCGGAGGGTGAAAGCATCAACGCCATTGCAGTCAACGATTCAAATATCCGGGTGAAGGCACTTGCCAAAGACAGTACATTAGTAGTTATTTGTGTGAATACGCTGAACCGGCCATCAAGATTTACAATTACTTTACCGGATACTGTTTCTTCCGGACAAGCAGCTGTTTTGTTTGAAAACAGAAATGTGAAGGTGGAGAAGAATGTTTTGTCAGACATGATTGATGGTTTTGGAACGCGGGTGTACAAAATCTCGCTGAAAAAGTCTTCTCCGGCTCCTGTTGAAAAACAGGAAAATATGATGATTGATCCCGGTTTTGAGTACCTTCCTGTTCCAGGTGTTCCGTCGGCATGCTATGCCCATGTGGGTAAAGATCGCGGCTCTACTTACTTTGTGGATTCGCGAGTATTTCATTCGGGTGAGCATTCATTACGACTTGTTACTCCGGAAAACGGAGAAGGCGTTTCGCTTTCTTTTTTCCCGTCTTATTTGGAATATGGTCATACCTATCATTTTACGATTTGGGCCAAAGCGGCTCCTCGCGAAGACCGGTGGGCTGAAAAAGGATTCTTTTGGCGTTTGTTTCACCGGAAACCGCCGCCGCCATCTTTTACAGTCAGTGCGCGAAGTGCCGGCTCCAAAACTTTTTTGCTGACCAACCAGTGGAAAAAATATGAATGGTTTATTACGCCGTCTGACAGCACACGGCAAATACAACGGATTTCCGTGAGTCTTGTTCTGAACACGCACGGAACAGCCTGGTTTGATGATTTATTTATGGCGCCTGTCCTAACTATGAAAACAACAGTTTCTACTCCGGGAAAAGGTTTGAAAATCAGTTTTTTGACCAATGTTGACAATGCGATAATCCGGTATAATCTCAACGGGACAAAACCGGATGCTTCTTCCCGGCTGTATTCGGCCCCTTTTCTTCTTCATCAGGATGCTGATTTGGTTGCCGGCGTGTTCAGGAACGGAAAAAGAATCGGTACGTATCAACAATCGGTGGTTGTCAGTAAAGCATTGGGAAGAAAACCCGAGTTGGAAAATGAGTTTTCAAAATACCGCACTGGTGGTGGTCCCGGAGCCCTTACCGATGGATTATTGGCAAGTGCCAACTTTCATGATGTGCACTGGCAAGGTTTTCTGAAAAAAGATTTGGTAGTCACTGTTGATTTGGATTCGATACAGGATATTCATGAAATTGCGGCTCATTTTCTCCAGCAAACACGTTGGTATCGCATCTTTTTCCCTCTGGCAGTAAATTATTATGTATCGGAAAACGGAAAAGATTATACGCTTGTTTACCATTATGCTCCGAGTAAACCTTCGCGGGACGAAGGTCCGAAGATACTTACCGTAAAATGGGAAGGAAAACCGGTTCGGGCCCGTTATGTTCGGATGGTTGCCAAGAATAGGGGGATTGCTCCGGCCTGGAGTTCTGGTGCCGGTTTAAAAACCGGATTACTTTGCGATGAGTTTATTGTAAAATAG
- a CDS encoding glutamate decarboxylase has translation MISKKRKNGGKEIVSTTYANRFFTKPVPRFQIPEKGMDADVVYQLIHDELNIDGNPALNLASFVTTWMEPQAEKLIMETLNKNLVDQDEYPQTGKIQARVVNMLARLFHAPESKEYIGTSTIGSSESIMLGLLAHKWSWRKRREKEGKSTRNPNMVIGADVHVVWEKFARYFDVEMRIIPMKENRFTITAEEVKERIDENTIAVGAVMGTTFTGELDPIQEINSMLEEVEKEKGWHIPIHVDGASGGFILPFLYPDFKWDFRLSHVHSINVSGHKYGLVYPGVGWLIMRDKVDLPEELIFYVNYLGSQEATYTLNFSRGSAMMIAQYYNLLRLGKTGYRLVMENSLKNARYLASKLRKVRNLEVINKEIQLPILALKVKNRKEFNVFQLSDKLRERGWIVPAYTLPPDAQKVEVLRIVIKENFSRDMADMLIDDMHRFTKELIEQCKPPRPKIKTNQHHKHIC, from the coding sequence ATGATATCTAAAAAAAGAAAAAACGGCGGAAAAGAAATTGTTTCAACCACTTATGCTAACCGGTTTTTTACCAAACCGGTTCCCCGGTTTCAGATTCCTGAAAAGGGGATGGACGCCGATGTCGTTTATCAACTTATCCATGATGAGCTGAACATTGATGGGAATCCGGCATTGAATCTGGCTTCTTTTGTTACCACATGGATGGAACCCCAGGCGGAAAAGCTGATCATGGAAACGTTAAACAAAAACCTGGTTGATCAGGATGAATATCCGCAGACCGGTAAAATTCAGGCGCGTGTGGTTAACATGCTGGCACGGCTTTTTCATGCTCCGGAAAGTAAAGAGTATATCGGAACCTCCACGATTGGTTCATCGGAATCTATTATGCTGGGATTGTTGGCACACAAGTGGAGTTGGCGCAAACGGCGTGAAAAAGAAGGAAAGTCAACACGCAATCCTAATATGGTCATTGGTGCGGATGTGCATGTAGTTTGGGAGAAATTTGCCCGCTATTTTGATGTGGAAATGCGGATAATTCCGATGAAAGAAAACCGTTTTACCATTACGGCAGAAGAAGTAAAAGAACGGATTGATGAAAATACAATTGCAGTGGGAGCTGTCATGGGAACCACTTTTACCGGTGAACTTGATCCTATTCAAGAGATTAACAGCATGCTTGAAGAAGTTGAAAAAGAAAAAGGCTGGCATATTCCTATTCATGTAGACGGTGCCAGTGGCGGGTTTATCCTTCCATTTCTTTACCCGGATTTTAAATGGGATTTTCGTCTTTCGCATGTACATTCCATTAATGTTTCCGGTCACAAATACGGGTTGGTTTATCCCGGCGTAGGTTGGCTTATCATGCGTGACAAGGTCGATCTTCCGGAGGAGTTGATTTTTTATGTGAATTATCTTGGTAGTCAGGAAGCAACGTATACACTCAACTTTTCGCGTGGCAGCGCCATGATGATTGCCCAGTATTATAACCTGCTGCGACTGGGAAAAACAGGTTATCGCCTGGTGATGGAAAACAGCCTGAAAAATGCCCGGTATCTGGCTTCTAAATTAAGAAAAGTCAGGAACCTGGAAGTAATAAACAAGGAGATTCAGTTGCCTATTTTAGCTTTAAAGGTGAAAAACCGTAAGGAATTTAATGTTTTTCAATTGTCAGATAAATTGCGTGAGCGGGGATGGATTGTCCCGGCTTATACCTTGCCTCCCGATGCCCAAAAAGTGGAAGTTTTACGCATTGTTATCAAAGAAAATTTTAGTCGCGATATGGCCGATATGCTGATTGATGACATGCATCGTTTTACCAAAGAATTGATAGAACAATGTAAACCTCCCCGTCCAAAAATTAAAACAAATCAGCATCATAAGCATATTTGTTAA
- the hemW gene encoding radical SAM family heme chaperone HemW, with translation MSGIYIHIPFCKQKCHYCNFYSVASRRYRSVFVDALLNEMQWRKDYLPDKQIQTVYFGGGTPSLLTISEINQILDKIQDLFVLSPEAEITLEANPDDLSDDYLKQLKAETKINRLSIGVQSFFDDDLQYLHRSHHAAQAIKAIETAQKNGFRNLSIDLIYGIPTLTEEKWKQNLHRFFEWNIPHLSSYALTVEPRTALDVLIRQQKLTAVDEEQSIRQFNILLEQTEKRGYIQYEISNFALPGFYSKHNSAYWMGGHYLGLGPSAHSYNGFSRQWNVKNLKQYTQADTTERVIQEKEILTEEQRYNEYVLTALRTSWGCDVEHIRNGFGKRYEALFLRQIQHWIANGKVRKKGNAYILTEEGKLFADGIAADLFVDEE, from the coding sequence ATGTCCGGTATTTATATCCATATTCCGTTTTGTAAGCAGAAATGCCATTATTGCAATTTTTATTCTGTGGCCTCGCGCCGGTACCGTTCTGTTTTTGTGGATGCTTTGCTGAACGAAATGCAATGGCGCAAAGATTATCTGCCGGACAAACAAATCCAAACGGTTTATTTTGGAGGCGGCACGCCTTCGTTATTGACGATTTCGGAAATCAACCAAATTTTGGATAAAATTCAGGATCTTTTTGTGTTAAGTCCTGAGGCAGAAATTACCCTTGAAGCCAATCCGGATGACTTGTCGGATGATTATCTGAAACAATTGAAAGCCGAAACAAAAATCAACCGGTTAAGTATCGGAGTGCAAAGTTTTTTTGATGATGATTTGCAATATCTGCATCGCAGTCATCATGCTGCCCAGGCCATAAAGGCCATTGAAACGGCACAAAAAAACGGCTTCCGGAATCTTTCCATTGATTTGATTTATGGTATTCCGACACTGACAGAAGAAAAATGGAAACAAAATCTTCACCGTTTTTTTGAGTGGAATATCCCGCACTTGTCGTCGTATGCGCTTACGGTGGAACCTCGTACGGCTTTGGATGTGTTAATTCGTCAGCAAAAACTTACGGCGGTTGACGAAGAACAAAGTATTCGTCAGTTTAATATTTTGCTCGAACAGACAGAAAAACGGGGGTATATCCAATATGAAATTTCCAACTTTGCTTTGCCCGGTTTTTATTCCAAACACAATTCGGCTTATTGGATGGGCGGGCATTATCTTGGTTTAGGGCCTTCGGCCCATTCGTATAATGGTTTTTCACGACAATGGAACGTAAAAAACCTGAAACAATATACGCAGGCCGATACTACCGAACGGGTGATACAGGAAAAGGAAATCCTTACCGAAGAGCAGCGTTATAACGAATACGTATTAACCGCTTTACGGACTTCATGGGGATGCGATGTGGAGCATATCCGGAATGGATTCGGAAAACGTTATGAAGCACTTTTTTTACGACAAATACAGCACTGGATTGCTAATGGGAAAGTGAGAAAAAAGGGGAATGCTTATATCTTAACTGAAGAAGGAAAATTGTTTGCTGACGGAATTGCTGCTGATCTTTTTGTGGATGAAGAATGA